The Oryza brachyantha chromosome 7, ObraRS2, whole genome shotgun sequence genomic interval AACATCTCTTCTTCCACAcactctatttttaagataaataagataaagggTGGGATTGAGTATTTGTTGGGAATACTCTAAAATTGATTACGATTAAGCCTTTAACCATCCTTCTGCAtttaaaatactataaaattgattaCGATTAAGCCTTTAACCATCCTTCTGCATTTGTCAGGCTAATTTTTTGacttatatctatatttataagccaaaatttgaagtaGTTTTAAGGGTTTTGCACATTATTTTCTAGCAAAAGCTTTTATGATCGCCCTCTTATCTTATCTCTAGTGAACCGCTGCGACCTGCTGTAGCTGTGTCATGCCATTCGCTCCTAATATATCGCCGTGCAAAGCCTGTTCGcattaatggaaaaaaaaaagtggctGCAGTCATAAGTTATTGTTTGATCTGATCTGTGGCATTGCGTTTTGTTGATGTCAGAGATGATAAACTAGGAGCTCAATTTGCTGCTGCAGTGTGTGTAATTTATCTGGACGAGGAGAATTAATGGAGGACCTGCCTGGCGGCCTAATTTCGCTCGCTCGTTCAGAGGCATGGCGTTTTCGAGGGTTAACAGCGATAGATTATCTCCGAGTTAACCGTGCCGTGCTGATTTTTTGACCTGCCGGCCGTCTTCTCTGCCGGTGCCGGCGCGGCTTGGGAGGCTAAAACAAACGCTTTTTACTTACCTCTGGCATACCAGTAGCAGCAGTAATTTCTATATCCTGTCCATAATATTTGAATTCAACAAGCACATCACCTATATGTTATAACAGAATTTTATTGAAAGATAtaagttaataaaaatagtttgatatatatgtctcagttgttttttattttaaaaatagaaggaAGTCGGTGATGTACCAGTAAATCCACCCCACTACTCCTCTTTATACAAGTATAGATTATATCCCTCTCTCATCAAGGCGGTCTAGCATGGTTCAGTGGGAACTTGAGCCTTCGCTATTCTTTTAAAGCCATTGGAGGCTTCACGAAGACCactcctaaaattttatagtaaagATCAATTGAAAGGAGAAAGGAAGTTGAAAATCtatctactacctccgtctcgaaataagatcattttttagtgttttgatacatgttttgactctttgtcttatttgaaattattttgctattaatattttattcttactagatgataaaacatgaacagtactttatacgtgactaatttttttttgtaagtttttgtataaatttttcaaatacgacgaatggtcaaacgttggacgcggaaaaacgaaaaatgaaattattataggacggagaTAGTAAGTTATTCAAATATCTCTAATCTTGTGGCTAGATTCGCCTCTCTCGTTATGTCGTAGAGAAACCATGTCTAAAACAATAtttagggggtgattgtttgagttttcttgaaaaaagccaaacaacatatttgcaaataaaaataatttatgaaacaaatatatgctTATTGTTAACgctctaaaagtcaatgttgaaaaataaacttaagtgaaaaaactcaaaatcaactaaagacttaaggtttaaaatttaaattttgaccaaTAAGTATATGCATAAGCGAAAAGCCGAGgtattagttttcttttttatttattatcacaatatttttttatcttacaCGGCGGTTCATTTAATTCTATCGACATGGTTCAGTCATAGCAAATGTCGTAAATACTACAGTACTGCTTACCAATTGACTAATTTAACATGCACTAATTGCCGCTAATCCTGGTAGTACTGCATTTCCTTGTAGGCATGGACCGAGAAAGAGAAAATCGATGGCTTGACGCCGCAACTCTGGTTGTAATCTTTAATCCGAAACCACGGACAGGTCTGGTCTCCGTCTGTCAGTTTCAGAAAAACCCCGACAAAATGGATTACTGCAGCAGCAAAAACAAGTAGCTAATAATACTCCCACAAGCAAACAACAAATTCCATTAGGCAGACCTGGGAAACGACCCTGTGTTCTGACTTTTTGGCATACATTAATCTCTCTTTCCCATGGGTCGATGATGCGTGTCTTTCGTTGACCAGATCGTTTACAGCAAAAAACCTGAatactgcaaaaaaaaaaattagaacttGTACGAACCAGAACCAGTATAAGTATCCACGCGTTGTCCCATGCAAGCACAGATAAAGAAAGAGGATATAGTAGAGATTAAAGTTGACAAAAGCAGATAGTGACGGGGATTTTGCTATCTAGCTGCAGCTGCCATCCACCCACAAGAACACCCTATTTgcatcatccatccatctctaTCCACCGATGCGTTCACCACGCCAATCGCTTGCCTCCACATGTACAACTTAATTCACCGTCGCCTATCTATTTGCTTCTATTTATCAGCTTaggcttataaaccaaaatttaaatttttaatattaaatttagagattattttggagttttaaatttagagattaTTTTTGAGTTATTTCACCGATAGATCTATGAGAATAcgtaaatcaaattttattcataaactatgttttatttataaatatgtcgctCGGCTAGACAATCACACTTAAGCCGCGTTGCCATCTCATAACTTTCTACGAAGATTGCCTACGCAGTAAGCAAATATTGGAAGATGGTGTGTGCGAACAGACTACACCGCATCCGGTTTTAAATTATCATCAAGAGTTTAAACCTTAACTAGTcatcttttctaaaaaaatattatatgtatctaaaaatatattatagtaaTAATGTGTGAGTGTGACGTGATAAATATACGACCATACTAACTTTTGTTAATTATCTCGTTAAAAGCTCTTAATGATTAAAGCTAAATTAGTAAGGAGAAACCGTAAATGAAAACGGAGTGAGTAATGAGAATGCGACCATGCTCAACTGGGTTCTATGAAATTGTCAAAACCAATGGGCCAAATTGGATTAGTAATGTTTCACATGGCAAACTGGGTAGAAGATTTCGTCCGCAATCAAAATTCAGCCCAACTAATCCGCAAACTTCCCTTGTAGACAAAATAAAGTTCGGATGGGCCCAAACGCCCGTAAATGTGGGCTGCGGCCCAAATCGAATCAGCAAATCAATCTTCGGTTGGGCCGAATTTGATCGAAGTGGATTCTCACCTACTCTTtcatcgattttttttatgtttataaaaaaattaaaaataaattttcctttaatttttcttttgtaaatttaGACTTCCACTGACAAGCTAACGAGcgtgaaatataaaatactcGCTAGCTGAACATACAGTCCAGACAGCTAACTATAAGAGGCGAGACGAACGAAGGGTGACACATTTACACGTCCGGTACAGTTCTATAGATGTGCTTTTTATCAGTTGGCAGGAGATTGCACGTAAAATGTAGCTAGTGGGGACtagatttgttattttttaaacaaaaatctatttttaaaaatgtaaagatataaaaaaatttccgcttttctctccctcaaaaaaaaattgaaaaaaactaatgcgAGCTACCCATCAGCACTCGCCACGTACACCTCGAGCCTCTTTCGGTTTTTCCCCAATCCGATACCCCAACTCCTttccggctgccgccgccatggatcGTCTCCTCGCcttctcccgccgccgccgccgccgccgctggctcgccttggccggcgccggcgtggggGCCTACCTGGTCTACCACcacccggccgtcgccgcgcggcggcgccgcatcgcccgcgtcgcctccgccctcgcgtccctcgccgacgccgtcgccgccgtggcatCCGACCTCGCCGCTTTCGTCCGATCGGATTCCGACGCGATTCCCCCCACGGTCAGGCAGCTCTCGAAGCTCGCTTCGTCCCCCGAggcgtccgcctccgcctccgcgctcTCCGGGGCCCTCACCGCCGGTGTGCTACGCggctacgccgccgccgcggcctccggTCCTCCCTCCGGTGACGAGGTGGCCTTCTCGGACCGCCTCCTTGACAGGATTCTGTCCCCCTCCGGCGAACGCCTCgcgtccgccgtcgccggcagcTTCGGGAGCCAGCTCGTGCTTGCCTTCTACTCCGCCCCGTCCGATCCTTCGgtggcctcgtcgtcgccaagCTGGGTCGACGTGGTCACCACCGGAAGTTGCCGGAGGGCGATTCGCAGCTGGGTCGAGGTCTTCACGGCCACCGCCGTGGGGGTCTTCATAGACAAGACCATCCACATCAATACCTACGACCagctcatcgccgccgccacgaacCCCTCCTACAGCGCCAGGCTACAGCGGCTTCTCGTTGCACTCTGCAATGCCTCCATGGAGACGCTGGTAAAGACATCCCATAGTGTACTATCCAACCCCAATACCAATTCCATTTCCAATCGAAATGGCAATGACAATGGTAGTGGTAGTGGTAGTGGCAACAATGGTGGGGTTAGGGAAGGATGGGTGGAAACCATGTCGACCGCACTTGCTGTGCCGTGCAATCGGACGCTCATGCTAGATTTGACTGGCAGGGCAACATTTGAGGCTGTGCGATcatttcttgaatttgtgtTATGGAGACTACACGAAGGCGCGAGGGCTGGGGGTGATGCCGCAATTGCAGCTGGATTATGTGCCTTGAGGTACATGAGTGAAAGGTCCATGGTTATTGCTGCCATCTGCATAGCATTGTGCCTGCTTGTGTTGAATGGTACATGGCTCATGGCCCGCCCTGAGCCTGCTTCTGTTGAACAGTTATGATGTTATGACtgtaaaattttcatctattGCAGTGTACAGAAACATGGAGTATAGGATATGCTGAAGCTGTAAATTTgaaagaggggagagggaacaggaaataattaattgatgacTTCTGTAACAATTCTGACCTTGAtatagttaataaaatttctGAAGGTATAGCTTTGCTCATATTATTGCTGATATGTTTGGACAgatgtattttcttttgcagaaAGTTGTTTAGTTGTGTTTGACTATTGTGTATGATGCTGAAGATAGGCTACTTTATGTTTCCCTCAACTGCTGGGCATATTATTGTAAATTGTCTCTATCTTATTATTTAGTTATACATAATCTGCATACATCAGCAAACCATTTGAGTGGGGAGTGAAGAgatgttgatttgttttaggtAGTCAGATCTCATTCAGAACATCATCTGTCATTTGATTGTTTGTTGAGCTGATGTAAATTGTATACACAATGTACTGTACTGGAAATGGCTAACCTTGTATCATTTCCATTTTCAACACTTGAGATTTCAATTCTCACCTTTTAAGCCATAACCTACAGATTGCTTGATAATTGGTCATAGGTCTTAGTATTTCAGGGATTGTCTCTGTCTTGAGGATTACTGCTGTTTCATTACTCCCTCGCTTATATCGAACTGTACTGTTGGCTGGGTGAGTTAGCTGAGGTCCCTTTGACATTTTCTTTCTGGCAATTTGTAATTACTGTACAGCTCCGTACACTAATTTGTGATATCTATTCATGTTTCTATAAATGAAGAGCCTTGGTTGAGATTTCTGGAAGTTTGTACTGAATCTGATTCTATAGTGGTGACAGGTTTCTTGCATTTGAATGAATCTAGAGAACCTTTTTGAGTGTATACTGAATCTGATTCTGTAGTTGTACATTTCCCTCCTGTCCGAGCTACATCTTATTCGTATTGCTTTTCTAAATCTTCTAGATAATATCTCTCAGTTTGCTGCTGAGTTGTGTGGATCAGCGTCAACAGGGTGCCATGCATGTCATGTTTTCAATTTGTGTTGTCCAACTACGTGCACTGCACTGCTTTGAAAGTTTCAGTGGCTGCAGGTTATCTAAGAACTTTCAGAGGGAGAGTTGGAACCTATCTTACATCGGATCACCATGTCAAATTTGGAGAGCTTCTGAATTTTCTTAAGTCAGGTTTGAATCTATAAATACAGCCACTGCATGTCGTTTTCTATGTTGCCTTTTTTTCTGATTGCAGGTTTGCGCCGCATTCTAGAACACCAATCCGTACAAAATAGACAGGCTAGTTACAGGTAGTGATTCTCCTGATCTGAAGACCCTACATTTTGGTGTGCAAGAATTGTAGTATCGTACTAGCAACCtcatttttatgataaaaaattgttttgacTGACGTTTGTCGCTTCCCAAATTTTTGATGAACCAGGTTGCCTGTTCCTACCTGCATACCCACCCATCAGCTGTGCCGTTCTGTGTCATGCGGGCTGGGCCGGCTGGCTGTCATGATCCACACAAGTGTGTGAGTACCGTATCGGTCAGAGGAAGGGAAGATGGATGCAGGTCCTGATCAATCTTCAGCCAAGGTGCACTTCAGAAAATGATGTGCTGTTCTAGAGACCGCATACATACGGCCGTCACACGCACATAGTGGGTGGTCAAGTCATCTCGATTGTCTCTGTCATGCCGGTAATCCGATGGCTCACTCGTGTAATcaattagtataaattagcTGTCTCACATACAGACGATGCTTCTAATCTGACTTTCAATCACTAACagttttttttgaagtttaaTCACTAACAATTTAGACGACGTACGGAAGCTAACACCCCAGGTAATAATAAGAGTCTGTCTTGGAATGTTTAGATTATGAGaaacagctgcttggtagtcagtttctaagaatctggaaaaacttCTAAACCTAGCTTCTCCAGCTTTCAGATTCTTAGTgcattttctagaatctgtaGCTACATATTCTCAAAAACTATGGACCGTTTAGGATAGCTTCTAACAGCTTCTGATAGAAACAGCTTTTaggaaaagctgcagctaaAAAAACTATCTCGACGGGCCCTTTCCTTTTAGTGCAGCAGGAAAAAGGAACAAGCATGAGTGAGACATGAAGATGTAAGCGTCAGACTAATAAATTGCAGCAGCAAGTGTACTTCAAGAGGCAAAGCCCATGCTTATCTGCATGTGTATATTCTAAGTATCTAGCAGGCAGTGTGTGTCGTCAACGTCATGTAATATACAACTAAATTATATTGCAGCACCAGTGTGACCTCTTCTGGCTATGAGCAATGTCAATGGCTCTTTTTGTCATGGAGTTCATTTGGCCAAAATCTAATGGCAGAGTTAGCAAGCTATTGTACAAAAACTCTTCTGAAGGTGATGCTCTTGTCAGGgagtcgccgctgccggcccTACTGTGTTCTTGCATACATCCAGAATATGTACTGCCGGAGACCCATCCTGCATCAGCAGAGTTACTGCAAGAGATTTGTTTACTGGTGACTGATTGGAGCGTATGACGTCATGTTCTGTACTCTACAAGAggtctaatatttttttaacggGTTTATCTCACTTTGTAGTTTTGTTGCAGGCTGGGAAACAGTTGGCGCCGTAAATTCAAGCTCTGGAAATGAGCTGGAAACAATTGCTGGATCATTTCGTGGTTGATCTAGAAAAGGGTATAAATTAAGCAGGAGAAATTTCA includes:
- the LOC102722878 gene encoding protein PHLOEM PROTEIN 2-LIKE A10-like gives rise to the protein MDRLLAFSRRRRRRRWLALAGAGVGAYLVYHHPAVAARRRRIARVASALASLADAVAAVASDLAAFVRSDSDAIPPTVRQLSKLASSPEASASASALSGALTAGVLRGYAAAAASGPPSGDEVAFSDRLLDRILSPSGERLASAVAGSFGSQLVLAFYSAPSDPSVASSSPSWVDVVTTGSCRRAIRSWVEVFTATAVGVFIDKTIHINTYDQLIAAATNPSYSARLQRLLVALCNASMETLVKTSHSVLSNPNTNSISNRNGNDNGSGSGSGNNGGVREGWVETMSTALAVPCNRTLMLDLTGRATFEAVRSFLEFVLWRLHEGARAGGDAAIAAGLCALRYMSERSMVIAAICIALCLLVLNGTWLMARPEPASVEQL